The Acidobacteriota bacterium genome has a segment encoding these proteins:
- a CDS encoding ATP-binding cassette domain-containing protein, with translation MLRLVDVSKSFDGGRTYAVHRISLEIAPGETLVLLGSSGCGKTTTLKMINRLVEPSGGRVEMNGRSIQEIDAVQLRRSIGYVFQGIGLFPHMTVEENVSVVLRLLGAPRTERRERARELLALVELDAERYAPRFPRELSGGEQQRVGVARALAADPATLLMDEPFGALDALTRDMLQQEMLRLKEKLRKTIIFVTHDIFEALTLADRIAVMHRGRLEQVGTKEEILGAPVTAFVRELFEKPARQLAAFRKELS, from the coding sequence ATGCTGCGCCTCGTGGACGTTTCAAAGTCGTTCGACGGCGGGCGCACCTACGCAGTGCATCGGATCTCCCTCGAGATTGCCCCGGGCGAAACGCTGGTTCTCCTGGGCTCTTCGGGTTGCGGCAAGACCACCACCCTCAAGATGATCAACCGCCTGGTGGAGCCGAGCGGCGGCCGCGTCGAGATGAACGGCCGGAGCATTCAGGAGATCGACGCGGTCCAACTGCGGCGCTCCATCGGCTACGTGTTCCAGGGCATCGGCTTGTTTCCGCACATGACGGTGGAGGAAAACGTCTCGGTCGTGCTTCGCCTCCTTGGAGCGCCGCGCACGGAGCGCCGCGAGCGGGCGCGGGAGCTCCTCGCCCTGGTCGAGCTCGACGCCGAGCGCTATGCCCCGCGCTTCCCGAGGGAACTTTCGGGTGGCGAGCAGCAACGCGTGGGCGTGGCGCGGGCGCTCGCGGCGGATCCCGCCACGCTGCTCATGGACGAACCCTTCGGCGCCCTCGACGCCCTGACGCGCGACATGCTCCAGCAGGAGATGCTGCGGCTCAAGGAGAAGCTGCGCAAGACCATCATCTTCGTCACCCACGACATCTTCGAGGCACTGACGCTCGCCGACCGCATCGCCGTGATGCACCGGGGGCGGCTGGAGCAGGTGGGGACGAAGGAGGAAATTCTGGGGGCACCGGTGACCGCTTTTGTGCGGGAGCTTTTTGAAAAGCCGGCCAGGCAGCTTGCGGCCTTCCGGAAAGAATTGTCATGA
- a CDS encoding TonB-dependent receptor gives MIRDARYLVAACALLGTVAAASGAQEAPQDKTQDPAFREEVVVTGEEERFRLRLDELALGALADSAEFLKRVPGANVNRNGPLAGIAQYRGLFGDRLNVVVDGVPMAPVCPNHMDPPLGYIPLLQLESIEVHRGIAPVSSGLETLGGTIIARSRSLDFGAGEEWEFRGTLAAFYGSVNDGRSAGLAASLANARHLFHATGAGEEGGDADFPGGTVVPSRYKRTHYGAGYGFKLEDHRLNFAFRRDQVGKTGSPSLPMDTLFHDVSILNAEYDGVWSGKKLEAALYHSTGEHEMDNFSLRPPMDPAKKRISAADNRLVGYRLSVGLASWRGWLELGADGNRTRHDAVIRDPDNAMFLVVNFRDSTRERYGLYGEWRTLTERKWGVQAGLRYNLVRTHSGPVSTSMGMAQVLADGFNGADRSRTDHNVDWVFSLWRFVTKRLVWSAEAARKTRSPSHQERYLWLPLQSTGGLADGNTYVGDVELDPEVSHEANVGLEWGGKRAYVHPHVFYRRVDDYIQGTPASDASVVMVSTMMGDPTPLRFRNVEAELYGVDADWNVALYGNWSVGGVVSYVRGERRDVDDDLYRIAPLNGSAAVRWEKGKWLAMAEGEFYARQCKVSATNGEVETSGYGLLNLRGRFRVSDVMTLTAGVENVADKKHYDHLGGYNRVKGGDVGLGKRLPRPERRAFATLNVWW, from the coding sequence ATGATACGCGATGCTCGATATCTCGTAGCTGCATGCGCGCTGCTCGGCACCGTTGCCGCAGCTTCCGGGGCGCAGGAAGCGCCCCAAGACAAAACACAGGACCCGGCCTTCCGGGAGGAGGTCGTTGTTACCGGGGAGGAGGAGCGTTTTCGTCTGCGCCTGGACGAGCTGGCCCTGGGTGCGCTGGCCGACAGCGCCGAATTCCTGAAGCGCGTTCCGGGCGCGAACGTGAATCGAAACGGCCCGCTGGCCGGCATCGCCCAGTATCGCGGGCTTTTCGGCGACCGGCTGAACGTCGTCGTGGACGGCGTTCCCATGGCCCCCGTATGCCCGAACCACATGGACCCGCCGCTGGGTTACATCCCTCTCTTGCAACTCGAGTCGATCGAAGTACATCGAGGGATCGCCCCGGTCAGCTCGGGCCTGGAAACGCTCGGGGGCACGATCATCGCCCGGTCGAGGAGTCTCGACTTCGGGGCGGGCGAAGAATGGGAATTTCGCGGCACCCTTGCCGCTTTCTACGGGAGCGTGAACGACGGGCGCTCCGCCGGTCTGGCGGCGTCGCTCGCGAACGCCCGGCATCTCTTCCACGCAACCGGCGCCGGGGAGGAAGGCGGCGACGCGGATTTTCCGGGCGGAACCGTCGTTCCCAGCCGCTACAAGCGCACGCACTACGGCGCCGGATACGGGTTCAAGCTCGAGGACCATCGGTTGAACTTTGCTTTTCGCCGCGACCAGGTCGGGAAAACCGGCTCGCCGTCCCTTCCGATGGACACTCTCTTTCACGATGTGAGCATCCTGAACGCCGAGTACGACGGGGTATGGAGCGGCAAGAAATTGGAGGCGGCGCTGTATCACAGCACCGGGGAGCACGAGATGGACAACTTCAGCCTGCGCCCGCCGATGGATCCGGCCAAGAAGCGCATTTCGGCCGCCGACAACCGCCTGGTCGGCTACAGACTCTCGGTTGGGCTCGCGTCATGGAGAGGATGGCTGGAGCTGGGCGCCGACGGGAACCGCACGAGGCACGACGCCGTTATCCGGGACCCGGACAACGCCATGTTCCTGGTGGTGAACTTCCGCGACTCCACCCGGGAGCGCTACGGGCTCTACGGGGAGTGGAGAACGCTGACGGAGCGGAAGTGGGGCGTGCAGGCCGGGCTACGCTACAACCTCGTGAGAACGCACAGCGGGCCGGTGTCCACGTCGATGGGGATGGCGCAGGTCCTCGCGGACGGCTTCAACGGCGCGGACCGTAGCAGGACCGATCACAACGTGGACTGGGTATTTTCGCTTTGGCGCTTCGTCACGAAGAGGCTGGTTTGGTCCGCCGAGGCGGCGCGAAAAACCCGCTCTCCGAGCCACCAGGAGCGCTACCTGTGGCTGCCGCTCCAATCCACCGGCGGCCTCGCGGACGGCAACACCTACGTCGGCGACGTGGAGCTCGACCCGGAAGTCTCGCACGAGGCAAATGTCGGCCTCGAGTGGGGCGGGAAGAGGGCGTACGTCCACCCCCACGTTTTCTACCGCCGGGTGGACGACTACATCCAGGGAACGCCCGCCTCCGACGCGAGCGTCGTGATGGTCAGCACCATGATGGGCGATCCCACGCCGCTGAGGTTCCGAAACGTCGAGGCCGAGCTCTACGGCGTCGACGCCGACTGGAACGTCGCCCTCTACGGGAATTGGAGCGTGGGGGGCGTCGTGAGCTATGTGCGCGGCGAGCGGCGCGACGTGGACGACGACCTCTACCGCATCGCTCCCCTCAACGGCTCGGCGGCCGTGCGCTGGGAGAAGGGCAAGTGGCTCGCCATGGCCGAGGGCGAGTTCTACGCGCGCCAGTGCAAGGTGTCCGCGACGAACGGAGAGGTGGAAACCAGCGGCTACGGCCTGCTCAACCTCCGGGGGCGATTCAGGGTCTCCGACGTGATGACCCTCACCGCGGGCGTCGAGAACGTCGCGGACAAGAAACATTACGATCATCTGGGAGGATATAACCGCGTCAAGGGAGGCGACGTCGGCCTCGGGAAGAGGCTGCCCCGTCCGGAGCGCCGCGCCTTCGCCACGTTGAACGTTTGGTGGTAA
- a CDS encoding DUF3179 domain-containing protein: MKIRCSPCLVVWGLAGGLLVLSLFVSLMRAPDSAPEGKEEQASPRGNSAPLAPILRRAFGFTEATPHLVPWDEIHEGCPRRDCIPALDEPRFVPADEAGFLGDGDAVLALALGGEAKAYPLKILNWHELVNDTVGKKPVLISYCPLCGSGVAFERRVEGKTAEFGVSGLLYRSDLVMYDRATNTLWSQIEGRAIAGPLSGKFLRTLPLAHTSWGEWKKHHPGTLVLSTDTGSASDYDRYPYGDYETNQEIFFPVAARDDRLPPKTAVYGVMVENTPIAYEAAWLREKGKLTDNVAGRELAVEVEEDGSVTVRDAGTGEAFTAMRLFWFAWYAFHPSTELRPEARPTAPAAPGP, encoded by the coding sequence ATGAAGATACGCTGTTCGCCGTGTCTCGTGGTCTGGGGTCTCGCCGGGGGGCTTCTCGTCCTGTCGCTCTTTGTTTCCTTGATGCGCGCCCCGGATTCCGCGCCGGAGGGCAAGGAGGAGCAAGCGTCGCCAAGAGGAAACTCCGCGCCGCTCGCACCCATTCTGCGCCGGGCGTTCGGCTTCACCGAGGCGACGCCGCACCTCGTTCCGTGGGATGAGATTCACGAGGGCTGCCCCCGGCGCGACTGCATCCCCGCGCTCGACGAGCCCCGGTTCGTCCCCGCCGACGAGGCCGGTTTTCTCGGCGACGGGGACGCGGTGCTCGCGCTCGCGCTGGGCGGCGAGGCCAAGGCGTATCCCCTAAAAATTCTCAACTGGCACGAGCTCGTGAACGACACGGTCGGGAAAAAACCGGTCCTTATCTCCTACTGCCCGCTTTGCGGCTCGGGCGTCGCCTTCGAGCGGCGCGTCGAGGGGAAGACGGCGGAGTTCGGCGTCTCGGGCCTGCTCTACCGGAGCGACCTCGTCATGTACGACCGCGCCACGAACACGCTCTGGAGCCAGATCGAGGGCAGGGCCATCGCGGGCCCGCTTTCGGGAAAATTTCTCCGCACCCTGCCGCTCGCCCACACCTCGTGGGGCGAGTGGAAAAAGCACCATCCCGGCACGCTCGTCCTGTCCACGGACACCGGCTCCGCGAGCGACTACGACCGCTACCCCTACGGCGACTACGAGACGAATCAGGAAATTTTCTTTCCCGTCGCGGCCCGGGACGACAGGCTTCCGCCGAAAACGGCCGTCTACGGCGTGATGGTGGAGAATACGCCCATCGCCTACGAGGCGGCCTGGCTTAGAGAGAAGGGAAAGCTCACCGACAACGTGGCAGGCCGCGAGCTCGCGGTGGAAGTGGAAGAAGACGGGAGCGTCACCGTCCGCGACGCCGGGACGGGCGAGGCGTTCACGGCGATGCGCCTTTTCTGGTTCGCCTGGTACGCTTTCCACCCCTCGACGGAGCTGCGGCCGGAGGCACGTCCGACGGCCCCGGCCGCCCCGGGGCCGTAG
- a CDS encoding methyltransferase domain-containing protein → MKTTPDGRKLGKEEKFSLELPQVHADNISQDEEWCVVEFNGEHRKIRFHDYHEIYSIPGLYEHLFYDTLRCTSPRTVCSLLEQEIEKSSFDFSDLKVLDLGAGNGMVGERLARLDVESLVGVDIIREAAEAAKRDRPDVYDDYHVADFTELSESLRGELEGEEFNCLTSVAALGFGDIPPLAFAEAYNIISTPGWVAFNIKETFLGERDTTGFSRLIRRMLRDGIMRARTRERYRHRLSITGDPLHYIAIIARKEADIPPSLVTECAS, encoded by the coding sequence TTGAAGACAACTCCGGACGGACGGAAGCTTGGCAAAGAGGAGAAATTCTCCCTTGAACTCCCCCAGGTCCACGCGGACAACATTTCCCAGGACGAGGAGTGGTGCGTCGTCGAATTCAATGGGGAGCACAGGAAGATTCGGTTTCATGACTATCATGAGATTTACTCCATCCCCGGACTCTATGAGCATCTCTTCTACGACACGCTCCGGTGCACCTCTCCCCGGACCGTTTGCTCTCTTTTGGAGCAGGAAATTGAGAAATCTTCCTTTGACTTCTCCGACTTGAAGGTTCTCGACCTCGGCGCCGGAAACGGCATGGTGGGCGAGCGGCTCGCCAGGCTCGACGTGGAGTCCCTCGTCGGCGTGGACATTATCAGGGAGGCCGCCGAAGCCGCGAAGCGGGACCGCCCCGACGTGTACGACGACTACCATGTGGCCGACTTCACGGAGCTTTCGGAATCGTTGCGGGGGGAACTCGAAGGCGAAGAGTTCAACTGCCTTACGTCGGTCGCGGCCCTGGGGTTTGGAGACATTCCCCCGCTGGCCTTCGCGGAAGCCTACAATATCATCTCCACGCCCGGATGGGTTGCGTTCAACATCAAAGAGACGTTTTTGGGCGAAAGGGACACGACGGGTTTTTCCCGCCTCATACGACGCATGCTTCGCGACGGCATCATGCGCGCCCGGACCAGGGAGCGTTACCGCCACCGGCTCTCCATCACGGGGGACCCGTTGCACTACATCGCGATCATCGCCAGGAAGGAAGCCGACATTCCCCCATCGCTCGTCACGGAGTGCGCGTCTTAG